The following proteins are encoded in a genomic region of Gossypium hirsutum isolate 1008001.06 chromosome D05, Gossypium_hirsutum_v2.1, whole genome shotgun sequence:
- the LOC107905464 gene encoding peroxidase 9 translates to MAYFKVAFGFLVTAFLSAAVSLAHPGLGFGWGGVGAPGGQSGAPSYGLFPQFYQFSCPQAEDIVMSVLEKAIAKEPRMAASLLRLHFHDCFVQGCDASILLDNSATIVSEKNSLPNRNSVRGFEVIDEIKARLEEACPQTVSCADILAMAARGSTVLSGGPSWELPLGRRDSKTASLSTSNNNIPPPNSTLQNLITLFQRQGLDEVDLVALSGGHTIGVARCATFKQRLYNQNGNNLPDQTLERTYYYGLKSVCPKSGGDNNISPLDFGSPVKFDNLYFKLILWGKGLLNSDEVLLTGNVGNTMELVKAYAKDENLFFKQFAKSMIKMGNISPLTGFNGEVRKNCRLVN, encoded by the exons ATGGCGTATTTTAAAGTAGCTTTTGGCTTCCTAGTAACAGCTTTCCTGTCAGCCGCAGTTTCTCTGGCTCACCCTGGTTTGGGTTTTGGCTGGGGAGGTGTTGGTGCGCCAGGTGGTCAATCTGGTGCACCTTCATATGGCCTTTTCCCACAGTTCTATCAGTTTTCATGCCCTCAAGCTGAGGACATCGTCATGTCAGTTCTAGAGAAGGCCATAGCAAAAGAGCCTAGGATGGCTGCCTCTTTGCTAAGGCTTCATTTCCACGATTGTTTCGTGCAG GGCTGTGATGCATCCATATTGTTGGACAACAGTGCGACCATCGTTAGTGAAAAGAATTCACTACCAAACAGGAACTCCGTTAGAGGCTTTGAAGTGATTGATGAGATCAAAGCTAGACTAGAAGAAGCATGTCCCCAAACTGTTTCTTGTGCTGACATACTCGCAATGGCTGCTCGTGGTTCCACTGTCTTG AGCGGCGGACCATCTTGGGAGCTTCCACTTGGAAGAAGGGATTCAAAGACAGCGAGCCTCAGCACTTCAAACAACAACATCCCACCACCAAACTCCACTCTTCAGAACCTGATAACACTTTTCCAACGTCAAGGTCTTGATGAAGTAGACCTCGTTGCTCTCTCAG GAGGACATACCATTGGTGTAGCCAGGTGTGCGACCTTCAAGCAGAGACTCTACAACCAAAACGGAAACAACCTGCCAGACCAAACACTAGAAAGAACCTACTACTATGGCTTGAAATCTGTGTGTCCCAAATCTGGCGGTGACAACAACATTTCACCTTTGGATTTCGGGTCCCCTGTAAAATTCGACAACCTTTACTTCAAGCTTATTTTGTGGGGAAAAGGACTGCTCAATTCGGATGAAGTGCTTTTGACAGGGAATGTTGGAAATACAATGGAGTTGGTTAAAGCTTACGCAAAGGATGAGAATCTCTTCTTTAAACAATTTGCCAAGTCCATGATTAAGATGGGAAACATTAGTCCTCTAACTGGTTTTAATGGGGAAGTAAGGAAGAATTGTCGCTTAGTTAACTAG
- the LOC107905463 gene encoding uncharacterized protein gives MGKQPSAWITTQQKKRWPLMILLLLSLSTLMAFLIRSTFDSCSNGSINNVGNFIREGQEEEKGGTHHQVNHNDEAPTPNPLDFMKSKLVLLVSHELSLSGGPLLLMELAFLLREVGADVVWVTNQKQTESDDIIYSLEHKMLNRGVQVFSAKGQEAIDTALKADLVVLNTAVAGKWLDAVLKEHVADVLPKVLWWIHEMRGHYFKLEYVKHLPLVGGAMIDSHTTANYWKNRTRERLGIKMPETYVVHLGNSKELMEVAENRVAKRVLCEHVRESLGVKNEDLVFALINSVSRGKGQDLFLRSFHESLKLIQERKLKVPPIHAVIVGSDMNAQTKFETELRNFVSQNNMQGRVHFVNKTLTVAPYLASIDVLVQNSQARGECFGRITIEAMAFQLPVLGTAAGGTMEIVVNGTTSLLHPAGKEGVMPLSNNIVKLATNVEKRLTMGKRGYERVKERFLEHHMSERIAKVLKEILLHKAKRHSES, from the exons ATGGGTAAGCAACCGAGCGCATGGATTACAACCCAGCAGAAAAAGAGATGGCCACTTATGATTCTATTACTCCTTTCTCTATCAACACTCATGGCCTTCCTCATCAGATCCACCTTCGATTCTTGCAGTAACGGTTCTATTAACAATGTCGGCAATTTCATCCGAGAaggacaagaagaagaaaaagggggTACCCACCATCAAGTTAACCACAATGATGAAGCGCCGACTCCAAATCCTCTCGATTTCATGAAGTCAAAACTCGTTCTCTTAGTCTCTCACGAACTCTCCCTTTCCGGTGGGCCTTTATTGTTAATGGAACTGGCATTTCTGCTAAGAGAAGTTGGCGCCGACGTTGTCTGGGTAACAAATCAGAAACAAACCGAATCTGATGACATCATTTACAGTTTAGAACATAAGATGTTGAATCGAGGGGTTCAG GTTTTCTCTGCCAAAGGTCAAGAAGCTATAGATACTGCTCTAAAGGCTGATTTGGTAGTTTTGAACACTGCGGTTGCTGGAAAGTGGCTGGATGCTGTTCTTAAAGAACATGTTGCTGATGTTCTTCCAAAGGTTCTCTGGTGGATTCATGAAATGCGAGGACATTACTTCAAGCTAGAATATGTTAAGCACCTCCCTTTAGTTGGAGGTGCCATGATTGATTCACACACCACAGCAAATTACTGGAAAAACCGGACTCGGGAACGATTAGG GATCAAAATGCCTGAAACATACGTTGTGCACTTAGGAAACAGCAAGGAGCTAATGGAAGTGGCTGAAAATAGAGTTGCCAAAAGGGTTCTCTGTGAGCATGTTCGTGAATCTCTTGGCGTGAAAAATGAAGATCTAGTCTTTGCTCTTATAAATA GTGTTTCCCGAGGGAAGGGTCAGGACCTATTTCTCCGTTCATTTCATGAAAGTTTGAAGTTGATCCAGGAGAGAAAACTAAAGGTGCCACCAATTCATGCGGTGATAGTGGGAAGTGACATGAATGCTCAGACAAAGTTTGAAACAGAGCTGCGTAACTTTGTATCACAGAATAATATGCAGGGTCGAGTTCACTTTGTTAATAAAACCCTAACTGTAGCTCCCTATCTGGCTTCTATCGATGTTCTTGTTCAAAATTCTCAG GCCCGGGGAGAGTGTTTCGGAAGGATAACAATAGAAGCTATGGCCTTTCAGCTTCCTGTCCTG GGCACAGCTGCCGGTGGCACCATGGAGATAGTGGTAAACGGGACAACAAGCTTGTTGCATCCTGCTGGCAAAGAAGGCGTGATGCCCCTCTCAAATAATATCGTGAAACTAGCTACAAATGTAGAGAAGAGGCTGACTATGGGGAAGAGAGGATATGAAAGGGTGAAAGAGAGATTTTTAGAGCATCACATGTCTGAAAGAATTGCCAAGGTTCTGAAGGAAATACTGCTGCACAAGGCAAAGCGCCACTCTGAGTCTTGA
- the LOC107905465 gene encoding GTPase HflX: MMSLCFCSLISPCPSPLIYDSNFPWNLNLNRSVSPLTFSTHGNDRSFVARVAQRGYEVGNISLQSPTIEAEEENEVVDELVNGSVVAEPVEEDTPRSVRVRKKRDDGDGSDDESFEDRFKLRNGREVFEEKAYLVGVERKGETSDSFAIEESLKELAQLADTAGLMVVGSTYQKLASPNPRTYIGSGKVAEIKSAIRAFEVETVIFDDELSPGQLRNLEKAFGGDVRVCDRTALILDIFNQRAATHEAALQVALAQMEYQLPRLTKMWTHLERQAGGKVKGMGEKQIEVDKRILRTQIGVLKKELESVRKHRKQYRNRRFSVPVPVVSLVGYTNAGKSTLLNQLTGANVLSEDRLFATLDPTTRRVQMKNGSEFLLTDTVGFIQKLPTTLVAAFRATLEEISESSLLVHVVDISHPLAEQQIDAVEKVLAELDVSEIPKLMVWNKVDKVTDPEKIKLEAERREDIVCISALTGEGLLEFCNAVQEKLKDSMVPVEAFVPFDKGELLSTIHQVGMVEKTEYTENGTFVKAFVPLRFARLLTPMRQLCKS; the protein is encoded by the exons ATGATGAGCTTATGTTTTTGTTCTCTGATTTCTCCTTGTCCTTCACCTTTAATTTACGACTCCAATTTTCCATGGAATTTGAATCTTAACCGCTCCGTTAGCCCTCTCACTTTTTCTACTCACGGCAACGATAGGAGTTTCGTTGCCAGGGTTGCTCAACGAGGATACGAAGTAGGTAATATTTCACTGCAGAGCCCGACTATCGAGGCAGAGGAAGAAAATGAAGTGGTTGATGAACTCGTTAATGGATCCGTCGTCGCTGAACCGGTGGAAGAGGATACACCGAGATCGGTAAGAGTTAGAAAGAAGAGAGATGACGGTGATGGTAGTGATGATGAAAGCTTTGAGGATAGATTCAAGCTACGAAATGGGAGGgag gtTTTTGAAGAAAAAGCTTATTTAGTGGGCGTAGAGCGAAAAGGCGAGACGTCGGATTCTTTTGCCATCGAGGAGTCGCTGAAGGAGCTGGCTCAGCTGGCCGACACCGCTGGGCTTATGGTGGTTGGTTCAACTTATCAAAA GTTAGCTTCTCCCAACCCGAGGACATATATAGGATCAGGAAAGGTCGCAGAAATTAAGAGCGCAATTCGTGCTTTTGAGGTTGAGACTGTAATATTTGATGATGAGCTCTCACCGGG GCAATTGCGGAATTTGGAGAAGGCATTCGGTGGGGATGTTAGAGTTTGTGATCGGACTGCTCTAATCCTGGATATCTTCAATCAGCGAGCTGCAACGCATGAAGCAGCTTTACAG GTTGCATTGGCTCAAATGGAATACCAATTGCCACGTCTTACTAAAATGTGGACTCACCTTGAGCGTCAAGCTGGAGGCAAGGTGAAGGGTATGGGTGAGAAACAAATTGAAGTGGACAAACGTATCTTACGTACTCAA ATTGGAGTTCTTAAAAAAGAGCTTGAATCTGTCAGAAAACATCGAAAGCAATATAGAAACCGCCGGTTTTCTGTTCCCGTTCCTGTAGTATCTTTG GTTGGGTACACAAATGCGGGCAAGAGTACACTTTTAAATCAATTGACTGGAGCTAATGTTCTTTCAGAGGACCGACTGTTTGCTACCCTTGatccaacaacaagaagggttcAG ATGAAAAATGGAAGTGAATTTCTTCTTACTGATACTGTTGGTTTCATCCAAAAGTTGCCAACAACCCTG GTTGCTGCATTCAGAGCTACATTAGAGGAGATATCTGAGTCTTCTCTTTTAGTGCATGTGGTGGACATCAG CCATCCCCTAGCAGAGCAGCAGATAGATGCTGTGGAAAAAGTTCTAGCAGAACTAGATGTGTCAGAAATTCCAAAATTAATGGTCTGGAACAAG GTCGATAAAGTTACTGATCCAGAAAAGATCAAGTTAGAAGCAGAGAGAAGGGAAGATATTGTTTGTATATCTGCTTTGACTGGTGAGGGCTTGCTGGAATTCTGCAATGCTGTGCAGGAAAAACTAAAG GATTCCATGGTTCCGGTGGAAGCTTTTGTCCCATTTGACAAAGGGGAACTTCTGAGTACCATACATCAGGTTGGAATGGTGGAGAAAACT GAATATACCGAAAACGGGACATTTGTCAAGGCATTTGTCCCTCTTCGTTTTGCTAGGCTGCTTACCCCAATGAGGCAACTGTGTAAATCATAA